In Kamptonema formosum PCC 6407, the genomic stretch GAAACGCTTGTTTTCTTCACCCGAAGCTTTTGCGATTACCTTAGCCCAGCACGAAAAATCTTTAACTTCAGCCCGTCGCCGGACTGCTACCACTTTATCACGACCAACTGAGGGAATTTTACGCCGTCAATTAGAGCAAGTTGAAGAAGAATTTGCCGATGATGCGGTTTACGAAGAAGCAACCGATGAAGCAATTACTAATACTAGCAGATTGTTTCGCCCACTTTCGCCAGCAGAACAACAATTATTACAAGAAATGCGAGACTGGGCAGAAGATGCCGCCAAACGACCGGATGCCAAAGCTCAAGAGTTATTGAAGTGGATTCATACTCAGATTAAACCTAATGGAAAATGGTCGAAAGAACGGGTTATTATTTTCACCGAATATCGCGCCACTCAAAAATGGTTGTATAATTTATTAGCAGCCGAAAGATTAATCGAAGGAGACAGATTGATGACTCTTTATGGCGGCATGGTTTCGGAAGATAGGGAAAAAGTCAAAGCCGCTTTTCAAACCGACCCTGATATTTCGCCTGTGAGGATTTTACTGGCAACTGATGCAGCTTCGGAAGGGTTAGATTTACAGAATTATTGTTCTAAGTTGATTCATTATGAAATTCCTTGGAATCCGAATCGGATGGAACAGCGGAATGGCAGAATTGACCGTCACGGACAAAAAGCTCAGGAGGTTTTAGTTTATCATTTTGTCGGCAAAGATTATAAACAAAATTCGGTAACGGGAACTAAACCGGGTGATTTAGAAGGTGATTTAGAATTTTTAATGCGGGCGGCATTAAAAGTTAATAATATCAGAGAAGATTTGGGTAAAGTGGGTATGGTGATTGCCCAGCAAGTAGAAGAAGCAATGTTAGGATATCGGACTACTTTAGATACTAGCAAATCTGAACGGGAATCGGAACCTGTGCGACGGATGTTAAAGTTTGAGCGCAAAGTGAGAGAACAGATTGATAAATTGCGCGAACAATTAAACGAAACTCGCCAGAATTTACGGTTGACTCCTGATAATATAGAATCAGTAGTAAAAATTGGGTTAGAGTTAGCAGAACAACCGCCACTGATAGAAACTCAGATAGTAGGTTTAAAGGGAAAAGCTTTTTATTTACCAGCCCTAAAAAGCAGTTGGGCGATGTGTAGCGAAGGGTTAGCCCATCCCCATACCAAGGAGATTCGCCCCATTGTTTTTGACCCGGAATTAGCCCAGGGTAAAGATAATGTGGTGTTAGCACATTTGAATCATCGGTTAGTACAAATGTGTTTGCGCTTGTTGCGGGCTGAGGTGTGGTCTGGGGAGGAAAGAAAATGCTTGCATCGCGTGACGGCGAGGTTAGTTTCTGCTAGTTCGGGGTTGGAAACTCCGGCGGTGGTTGCTTATGGTAGATTGGTGATTTTAGGAACCGACCAACAACGGTTACATGAAGAGGTGATTACGGCGGGGGGAATGTTGAAGGATGGGAAATTTACCCGGTTAAAAGTGATGCAATTGCAAGGGGCGTTAAATGCAGTTTTACCAGACGCAGCGCCAGATAGCGTTCAACAAAAATTAGCCGAAATTTGGCCGAATTATGCCGATGAATTGCTGAAAACTTTGCAGGCGCGGATGAGTGATAGAACTGCTAGTTTACAACGGGATTTGCAGAACCGGGCTGATAAAGAGGTGGCGGATATTACGGCTATTTTAACTGAGTTAAAGCTTAGTATT encodes the following:
- the drmD gene encoding DISARM system SNF2-like helicase DrmD; translated protein: MSLTRAIPELGQLVKVRSRQYVVTEIRPTAIPVNPMLPGLQQLQNLVMLSSVEDDALGEELQVIWELEPGAFIRERMELPPPTGFDEPAKLDAFLDAVRWGGASTADIRTIQSPFRSGIDIEDYQLDPVVRAIQMPRVNLLIADDVGLGKTIEAGLVAQELTIRHRCRRILIICPSALQIQWRDQMRDKFGLDFRIVDSNLMKELRRSRGIHVNPWQHFPRLITSIDFIKRDRPLRLFRELLPAEGEPLYPRRFDLLIVDEAHNVAPSGGGKYAVDSLRTTTIRLLVPHFEHKLFLTATPHNGYPESFTALLELLDSQRFARGVSPDKNQLQVVMVRRLKQEMQNWDGSPLFPVRNLAPILVDYPAGERRAHAALKHYTELRGKGVADNTEKYATEFVLKLLKKRLFSSPEAFAITLAQHEKSLTSARRRTATTLSRPTEGILRRQLEQVEEEFADDAVYEEATDEAITNTSRLFRPLSPAEQQLLQEMRDWAEDAAKRPDAKAQELLKWIHTQIKPNGKWSKERVIIFTEYRATQKWLYNLLAAERLIEGDRLMTLYGGMVSEDREKVKAAFQTDPDISPVRILLATDAASEGLDLQNYCSKLIHYEIPWNPNRMEQRNGRIDRHGQKAQEVLVYHFVGKDYKQNSVTGTKPGDLEGDLEFLMRAALKVNNIREDLGKVGMVIAQQVEEAMLGYRTTLDTSKSERESEPVRRMLKFERKVREQIDKLREQLNETRQNLRLTPDNIESVVKIGLELAEQPPLIETQIVGLKGKAFYLPALKSSWAMCSEGLAHPHTKEIRPIVFDPELAQGKDNVVLAHLNHRLVQMCLRLLRAEVWSGEERKCLHRVTARLVSASSGLETPAVVAYGRLVILGTDQQRLHEEVITAGGMLKDGKFTRLKVMQLQGALNAVLPDAAPDSVQQKLAEIWPNYADELLKTLQARMSDRTASLQRDLQNRADKEVADITAILTELKLSIEKEFVEPEFKQLELFNTEEKAQFERNVNSLKLRIEQIPREIEQETDLIRARFANPTPRLFPLAVTYLVPQKLVR